In the genome of Flaviflexus ciconiae, one region contains:
- a CDS encoding MOSC domain-containing protein, with amino-acid sequence MRVTHICVVSELTPVSIGRVGVTAIKKAPVDGQVKVTRLGMWGDVQADRANHGGAEKAVYAISSSEMAWWENELGIELPPGTWGENLRVEANVDDFIIGSRYRFGTAILEVTGCRNPCRTFEYYRDDPGWIKRFLAHGKSGTYFRVKDPGEASAGDSLEELFVPSHGVSVGAWFRNKTDYFETLGKSHRAGEIELASYLTKHFPNHLKETL; translated from the coding sequence ATGAGAGTCACCCATATCTGCGTCGTCTCAGAACTGACCCCCGTGTCCATTGGCCGGGTCGGTGTCACGGCGATCAAGAAGGCTCCCGTCGATGGACAGGTCAAGGTGACCCGGCTCGGGATGTGGGGCGATGTTCAAGCTGACCGCGCGAACCACGGGGGAGCGGAGAAAGCCGTCTACGCCATATCCTCTTCGGAGATGGCATGGTGGGAGAACGAACTCGGCATAGAACTCCCACCCGGTACCTGGGGTGAGAACCTTCGTGTCGAGGCCAATGTTGATGACTTCATCATTGGCTCGCGGTACCGCTTCGGTACGGCGATCCTCGAGGTCACGGGCTGTCGCAACCCTTGCCGGACCTTCGAGTACTATCGAGACGATCCGGGCTGGATCAAACGCTTCCTTGCCCACGGCAAGTCCGGTACCTACTTCCGGGTGAAAGACCCCGGTGAAGCCAGTGCCGGTGACTCGCTTGAAGAACTCTTTGTCCCAAGTCATGGCGTAAGTGTCGGTGCGTGGTTCCGCAATAAAACCGACTACTTTGAAACACTCGGGAAATCCCATCGCGCTGGTGAAATAGAACTCGCCTCTTATCTGACGAAACACTTCCCTAACCATCTGAAGGAAACACTGTGA